The following coding sequences lie in one Methylotuvimicrobium alcaliphilum 20Z genomic window:
- a CDS encoding GGDEF domain-containing protein: MNKISTIQIIDSLAEMTRHHDREILEKSLLKTLDELTTGQEFKLYRVVEAKPKISLALLAYSVNGVIETGGKHTKTHCIFEHLKAGIEAAVLLGSLEQIQNKAGKVTHYIYPAIDHDNEVFAILIQECKETPDLDILRYAHGLLKVYANYLELIDHNERDKLTQLLNRETLDKELIGILIRNNEKNRRRLIKREKNPLGFWLGVVDIDHFKAVNDRFGHLFGDEVLILVARQMKSDIRGDEDLIFRFGGEEFVILLQAYEMKEAKSVFERLRKNIETHEFPQLGHVTVSIGIMQVTNQDSPAEVIACADQAMYYAKEHGRNQIRVYEELLEQGLIEKAPQSPESGDVEFF; encoded by the coding sequence ATGAATAAAATCAGCACTATTCAGATTATCGATAGTCTAGCCGAAATGACTCGGCATCACGACCGGGAAATCCTCGAAAAAAGCTTATTGAAGACCTTGGATGAGCTGACGACGGGGCAGGAATTCAAGCTGTACAGAGTGGTCGAAGCAAAACCCAAAATCTCGCTTGCTCTACTCGCCTATTCGGTCAATGGCGTGATCGAAACCGGTGGCAAACATACTAAAACACATTGCATTTTCGAACATCTGAAGGCGGGTATCGAAGCCGCCGTTTTACTAGGCAGTTTGGAGCAAATCCAAAACAAAGCCGGAAAGGTAACGCATTACATTTACCCGGCAATCGATCATGACAACGAAGTTTTCGCCATCTTGATCCAAGAATGCAAGGAAACGCCCGACTTGGATATTCTGCGTTATGCTCATGGTCTGCTCAAGGTGTATGCCAATTATCTGGAACTGATCGACCACAATGAACGGGACAAATTGACTCAGTTGCTCAACCGGGAAACTCTCGACAAAGAACTCATCGGCATCCTGATCCGAAACAATGAAAAAAACCGTAGGCGCTTGATCAAACGCGAAAAAAACCCGCTTGGCTTTTGGCTGGGTGTTGTCGACATCGATCATTTTAAAGCCGTAAACGACCGCTTCGGGCACCTATTCGGCGATGAAGTGTTGATCTTAGTAGCCAGGCAAATGAAAAGCGACATTCGCGGCGACGAAGATCTGATTTTCCGCTTCGGCGGTGAAGAATTCGTGATTTTGTTACAAGCTTATGAAATGAAGGAGGCAAAATCGGTATTCGAACGTTTGCGAAAAAACATCGAGACTCATGAGTTTCCGCAACTCGGTCATGTGACGGTGAGCATCGGTATCATGCAAGTCACGAATCAAGACAGTCCCGCCGAAGTAATCGCCTGCGCCGACCAAGCCATGTACTATGCCAAGGAGCACGGCAGAAACCAAATCCGCGTCTATGAAGAACTGCTCGAGCAAGGATTGATTGAAAAAGCGCCGCAAAGTCCGGAGTCGGGCGATGTGGAATTTTTTTAA
- the coaD gene encoding pantetheine-phosphate adenylyltransferase, translated as MNITAIYPGTFDPVTAGHLDLIARAAKLYDNIIVAIAVGTTKTPLFTIDERVALAKSVTEAFENVSVIGFSNLLVDCAKEQGAHVIIRGLRAVSDFEYEFQLAGMNRRLSPDLETVFLTPAEQYEFISSSMIKEIARLNGDVSSFVPDIVKQSLIQKFSQE; from the coding sequence ATGAATATTACCGCAATCTATCCGGGCACTTTCGACCCCGTGACCGCCGGGCATTTGGACTTGATTGCTCGGGCCGCTAAACTTTACGACAACATTATCGTCGCAATCGCGGTCGGTACGACAAAAACGCCCTTATTTACGATCGACGAGCGTGTCGCGCTGGCTAAATCGGTGACCGAAGCGTTCGAAAACGTATCTGTTATCGGGTTTAGCAACCTATTGGTCGATTGCGCCAAAGAACAGGGCGCCCATGTCATCATTAGGGGGCTGAGAGCGGTTTCCGATTTTGAATACGAATTTCAATTGGCCGGCATGAACCGGCGGCTTTCACCCGATCTTGAAACGGTCTTTTTAACGCCTGCCGAACAATACGAATTCATATCGTCGAGCATGATCAAGGAAATCGCACGTCTCAATGGCGACGTATCTAGCTTTGTGCCCGATATCGTTAAACAAAGTTTGATCCAAAAATTTAGTCAGGAGTAA
- a CDS encoding YfhL family 4Fe-4S dicluster ferredoxin → MALIINDECINCDVCEPECPNGAISQGEEIYVIDPALCTECVGHHDLPQCIEVCPVDCIDKDPEHAESKDTLYQKYLKLTA, encoded by the coding sequence ATGGCCCTTATTATCAATGACGAATGCATCAATTGCGACGTGTGCGAACCGGAGTGTCCGAACGGCGCGATTTCCCAAGGCGAGGAAATTTATGTCATCGACCCGGCTTTGTGTACCGAGTGCGTGGGGCATCATGATCTGCCGCAATGCATCGAAGTGTGCCCGGTCGATTGTATCGACAAAGACCCGGAGCATGCCGAAAGCAAAGACACGCTCTATCAAAAATACCTCAAATTGACAGCGTAG
- a CDS encoding B12-binding domain-containing radical SAM protein: protein MPQIRLTTLNARYIHSAFGLRYLYANLGELQNEAEILEFGIQDRPIDIVEKLLQHRPKIIGFGVYIWNVAEVGSTVALLKQVAPEIVVILGGPEVSHPPDLPLVAELADYIVTGVGEISFRGLCEQILNGEAPDEKIITGAESPLENLASPYPYYNDEDVRNRIVYVEASRGCPFKCEFCLSALDVTAKPFALDRFLGEMEVLYRRGVRHFKFIDRTFNLKIAVSIAILEFFLERMSDGLFLHFEVIPDHLPDRLKQTLEKFPSATLQFEVGVQTFDPAIQRLISRRQDNEKTKENLRWLKASTHAHIHADLIFGLPGDTLNNFAASFDQLVALQPHEIQLGILKRLRGAPLNRHNETYRMRYNPEPPYNILSTRDIGFDEMQRINRFARYWDMIANSGRFAETLPLILADAPFERFLRLSDALYELSGSTWKIALRRLFDLLYRAMTESLAISKVDAKNVLEADYRKTGEKGLASFMKTEGYEKGKSSRQNRANKRQRSFE from the coding sequence ATGCCGCAAATACGACTGACCACGCTTAACGCCCGGTACATCCATAGCGCATTCGGGCTGCGCTATCTCTACGCCAATTTGGGAGAGCTGCAAAACGAAGCCGAAATACTCGAATTCGGCATACAAGACCGGCCGATCGACATCGTCGAAAAGCTTTTGCAGCATCGTCCGAAGATCATCGGTTTCGGCGTCTATATTTGGAATGTCGCCGAAGTCGGCTCGACCGTGGCATTGCTCAAACAAGTCGCGCCGGAAATTGTGGTGATTCTGGGCGGACCTGAGGTCAGTCATCCGCCCGATTTGCCTCTTGTCGCCGAGTTGGCCGACTACATCGTCACCGGCGTTGGCGAAATCAGTTTTCGCGGATTATGCGAACAAATCCTTAACGGCGAAGCGCCCGACGAAAAAATCATAACCGGCGCCGAATCGCCGCTGGAAAATTTGGCATCGCCTTATCCCTATTACAACGACGAAGACGTTCGCAACCGTATCGTCTATGTCGAAGCCTCGCGCGGCTGTCCGTTCAAATGCGAGTTTTGTCTTTCGGCGCTCGATGTCACGGCCAAGCCGTTTGCATTGGATCGCTTCTTGGGCGAAATGGAAGTGTTGTATCGGCGGGGCGTTCGGCATTTCAAATTCATCGACCGGACCTTCAATTTAAAAATCGCCGTCAGCATTGCGATACTGGAATTTTTTCTCGAACGCATGAGCGACGGCTTGTTTTTGCATTTCGAAGTGATACCGGATCATTTACCCGATCGACTCAAACAAACGCTCGAGAAATTCCCGTCCGCAACGCTACAATTCGAAGTCGGCGTGCAGACCTTCGACCCGGCCATTCAACGGCTGATTAGTCGCCGTCAGGATAACGAGAAAACCAAAGAAAACCTGCGATGGCTCAAGGCAAGTACCCATGCGCACATTCATGCCGACCTGATCTTCGGTCTGCCCGGCGATACGCTGAACAACTTCGCGGCTAGTTTCGACCAATTAGTGGCTTTACAACCGCATGAAATTCAACTGGGTATCTTAAAACGCTTGCGCGGTGCGCCGCTCAACCGGCATAACGAAACCTATCGGATGCGTTACAATCCCGAACCGCCTTACAACATCCTCAGCACTCGCGATATTGGCTTTGACGAAATGCAACGCATCAACCGCTTCGCGCGCTATTGGGACATGATCGCAAATTCCGGCCGCTTTGCCGAAACCTTGCCTTTGATACTGGCCGATGCGCCCTTCGAACGCTTTTTGCGGCTAAGCGATGCTCTTTACGAACTCAGCGGCAGCACCTGGAAGATAGCGCTACGGCGTCTGTTCGATCTGTTATATCGAGCGATGACGGAATCGTTGGCGATTTCTAAGGTGGATGCGAAAAATGTTCTCGAAGCGGATTACCGAAAAACCGGCGAGAAAGGCCTAGCGTCGTTCATGAAAACCGAAGGTTATGAAAAAGGTAAATCCTCTCGCCAAAATCGAGCTAATAAGCGCCAGCGGTCATTTGAATAA